The proteins below come from a single Necator americanus strain Aroian chromosome V, whole genome shotgun sequence genomic window:
- a CDS encoding hypothetical protein (NECATOR_CHRV.G18758.T2), which translates to MEVDVYGRQLHHLCSADDIALITSSVSQAERILTEFDETCECMESLGMRFLVILSILLEGMEAKTFVFGASTRFTHLKNWLNQDYPCQGDRIIFEQNKKTVTFVDENVQVTSMLLPDVGAIIFSDDSVLGEKSRWQCTHRKSPENVFFQSDSEFAGFSDPSTWLPDDKPLLHMNMVPGANDDVIFHDMGAFQISIDDQVTVNSLRMSRDWVSQPVNVAYVLVYLHDSKITDS; encoded by the exons ATGGAGGTGGACGTGtacggtcggcagctacaccatctgTGCTCTGCTGATGACATCGctctgataacatctagcGTCAGCCAGGCGGAACGAAtcctgaccgaattcgacgaaacatgtgaatGCATGG AGTCTCTCGGAATGCGATTCCTGGTTATCCTAAGCATTTTGTTGGAAGGAATGGAAGCTAAAACGTTTGTTTTTGGAGCGAGTACAAGATTCACGCACCTGAAAAACTGGCTGAACCAGGATTATCCTTGTCAAG gaGATCGGATAATATTTGAGCAGAACAAAAAGACAGTAACATTTGTTGATGAAAACGTTCAG GTGACATCGATGCTTCTCCCCGATGTTGGCGCTATCATCTTCTCTGACGATTCAGTGCTCGGCGAGAAGAGTCGTTGGCAATGTACCCATCGTAAAAGCCCCGAAA ACGTCTTCTTCCAATCTGACTCGGAGTTTGCTGGGTTCAG TGACCCATCAACTTGGCTTCCTGACGACAAGCCGCTGCTGCACATGAACATGGTACCGGGGGCCAAT GATGATGTCATTTTCCACGACATGGGCGCCTTCCAAATCTCCATCGACGATCAGGTTACAGTAAACAGTCTACGAATGTCGCGTGATTGGGTGAGTCAACCTGTCAACGTAGCGTATGTCCTCGTTTATTTACACGATTCGAAAATAACGGATTCCTAG
- a CDS encoding hypothetical protein (NECATOR_CHRV.G18758.T1), with amino-acid sequence MRFLVILSILLEGMEAKTFVFGASTRFTHLKNWLNQDYPCQGDRIIFEQNKKTVTFVDENVQVTSMLLPDVGAIIFSDDSVLGEKSRWQCTHRKSPENVFFQSDSEFAGFSDPSTWLPDDKPLLHMNMVPGANDDVIFHDMGAFQISIDDQVTVNSLRMSRDWAIKYPNMRMARE; translated from the exons ATGCGATTCCTGGTTATCCTAAGCATTTTGTTGGAAGGAATGGAAGCTAAAACGTTTGTTTTTGGAGCGAGTACAAGATTCACGCACCTGAAAAACTGGCTGAACCAGGATTATCCTTGTCAAG gaGATCGGATAATATTTGAGCAGAACAAAAAGACAGTAACATTTGTTGATGAAAACGTTCAG GTGACATCGATGCTTCTCCCCGATGTTGGCGCTATCATCTTCTCTGACGATTCAGTGCTCGGCGAGAAGAGTCGTTGGCAATGTACCCATCGTAAAAGCCCCGAAA ACGTCTTCTTCCAATCTGACTCGGAGTTTGCTGGGTTCAG TGACCCATCAACTTGGCTTCCTGACGACAAGCCGCTGCTGCACATGAACATGGTACCGGGGGCCAAT GATGATGTCATTTTCCACGACATGGGCGCCTTCCAAATCTCCATCGACGATCAGGTTACAGTAAACAGTCTACGAATGTCGCGTGATTGG GCGATCAAATACCCGAATATGAGAATGGCGAGAGAGTGA
- a CDS encoding hypothetical protein (NECATOR_CHRV.G18759.T1), with translation MDVTLLNETIEHCYKQPETETYRLFAMTVNGYLTTALVILGTIGNAHGVKRVQVTNLDKKRGIVLAVSLIALAIWDTILLWCAFFYYAIRKLPIAVNSDWLNILMPWFHPFSNIANTAATWCVVAITWQRFMATRDPFRTPRSAALVQSFRSERRISFMYCSTYRRLLRMPIALSTGAVLLNIPAFFEFNNYLCYNQEENRIAVSVRLTALRNQKAYALYRMISRMIAVSIGPNLCILILTLLTVFMLRGSNRTRRELFHMNENFLDRNASREILQTLISIMLVSKFLCFRSLTFVLDLVEVTVGVGSYNYYLVDISNFLVILNSATNSLVFLKATTWLNNRLVERKTMRRKKTVCDAGQLFGARLSILRSSWDQALALNGKNLGMRILHSILRRQPTLLAVFRAPNLMLYANDKLEAEMFALLTHGSTKNFDLLSNSKYAEVAERISSFITELLQMMQDGKPEEYIVMRIRRIGAIHYQHGIPFPSAVWREFKSSTLTIISECEFKSHEERQAALDAWNIFISFIIREMKMGTWAMGDTLSGIA, from the exons ATGGACGTGACGCTTCTGAACGAAACCATTGAGCATTGCTATAAGCAGCCGGAGACAGAAACATACAG GCTATTTGCAATGACAGTGAATGGTTATTTGACAACAGCGCTAGTCATTCTGGGTACCATAGGAAACGCTCATGGAGTGAAACGGGTCCAAGTGACAAATTTGGATAAG aaaagagGAATCGTGCTGGCCGTGTCGCTAATAGCGCTCGCTATTTGGGACACAATACTGTTATGGTGCGCATTTTTCTACTATGCTATTCGCAAGTTACCGATCGCCGTCAACTCTGACTGGCTGAATATCCTTATGCCATGGTTCCATCCGTTTTCAAATATTGCGAATACTGCTGCG ACATGGTGTGTGGTTGCGATAACATGGCAACGGTTTATGGCCACAAGAGATCCATTTCGCACTCCAAG ATCTGCAGCTTTGGTGCAATCGTTTCGAAGTGAACGACGGATATCATTCATGTACTGCTCAACTTATCGACGATTGCTCCGGATGCCAATAGCTCTTTCGACGGGAGCTGTGCTCCTAAACATTCCTGCATTTTTTGAGTTCAACAATTATTTGTGTTATAATCAAGAGGAGAATCGCATTGCAGTATCG GTTCGATTGACAGCTTTGCGAAACcagaaagcctatgctctctATCGCATGATCTCACGAATGATTGCCGTGTCCATTGGCCCTAACCTCTGTATTTTGA TCCTAACTCTGCTTACTGTGTTCATGCTTCGAGGATCCAATCGCACAAGGAGGGAGCTTTTCCACATGAACGAGAACTTCCTCGATCGCAATGCCTCTAG GGAGATCCTACAAACGTTAATCTCCATTATGTTGGTGTCCAAGTTTCTCTGCTTTAGAAGCCTGACTTTTGTG cTCGATTTGGTCGAAGTGACAGTTGGAGTGGGGAGTTACAACTACTACCTCGTCGATATCTCAAACTTCCTCGTCATCCTCAACTCAGCCACCAATAGCCTCGTATTCCTCAAAGCTACGACATGGCTGAATAATCGCCTTGTCGAGAGAAAGACAATGAGACGAAAGAAAACTGTGTGCGATGCAGG GCAACTTTTCGGCGCTCGTCTCAGCATTCTAAGATCATCGTGGGATCAAGCGCTTGCATTGAATGGCAAGAATCTGGGGATGCGGATTCTGCACTCGATACTTCGACGTCAGCCTACTCTTTTGGCCGTATTTCGTGCTCCGAATCTTATGCTGTACGCGAACGACAAG TTGGAAGCCGAAATGTTCGCTTTGCTCACTCATGGGAGCACCAAGAATTTCGATCTGCTTAGCAATTCCAA ATATGCGGAAGTAGCGGAGCGAATTTCTTCGTTCATTACTGAGTTACTGCAGATGATGCAGGACGGGAAGCCAGAGgag TACATTGTGATGCGAATCCGGCGGATCGGAGCGATCCACTATCAACACGGGATTCCGTTCCCATCGGCCGTTTGGAGAGAGTTCAAGTCCAGCACGCTCACCATCATATCAGAATGCGAATTTAAAAGCCATGAA GAACGCCAAGCCGCTCTGGATGCTTGGAacatcttcatttcattcatcattCGAGAGATGAAAATGGGTACATGGGCGATGGGCGACACTCTTAGTGGCATCGCCTGA